A stretch of Zymoseptoria tritici IPO323 chromosome 1, whole genome shotgun sequence DNA encodes these proteins:
- a CDS encoding endo-1,4-beta-glucanase glycosyl hydrolase family 61 (endo-1,4-beta-glucanase, Glycosyl hydrolase family 61 with predicted signal peptide) — MHPTHTLFLLGSLALTPIIQAHYIFSQLLVNDTPIGQDYTYVRKNTNTYMPSFTSEVISSPDAICNKGAHTMSSQTLTVKAGDKVGFKLAYNELIEHPSPGFIYMSKAPGDVNDYKGDGDWFKVWESGVNGPANVDTNWGTWQKPSMTFTIPKDLPDGEYLVRPEHIAIHEAHVGKAQFYMECAQLSVSGGGNGTPGPLVKIPGLYSAEDPGIAYNIWTDNPAPYVMPGPKVWSGRVSSGSNGGDSTSPAETPAETGTGAGNGNGNGGSSSSSASTAGFGSTSTHSPAFPTTFASPGNVPPGPGRWMGGWNSRVKGRSAM; from the exons ATGCATCCCACCCacaccctcttcctccttggGTCTCTCGCCCTCACCCCAATCATCCAAGCCCACTACATCTTCTCCCAGCTCCTCGTCAACGACACCCCCATCGGCCAAGACTACACCTACGTCCGCAAAAACACCAACACCTACATGCCCTCCTTCACCAGCGAAGTCATCTCCTCGCCCGACGCCATCTGCAACAAAGGGGCCCACACGATGTCCTCGCAGACCCTCACCGTCAAAGCGGGCGACAAAGTCGGCTTCAAACTGGCCTACAACGAGCTCATCGAACATCCCAGTCCCGGCTTCATTTACATGTCCAAGGCTCCCGGTGATGTCAATGACTACAAGGGTGATGGGGACTGGTTCAAAGTGTGGGAGAGCGGTGTCAATGGGCCGGCGAATGTCGATACCAATTGGGGAACCTGGCAGAAACCGAGTATGACCTTTACTATTCCCAAGGACCTGCCTGATGGAGAGTATCTCGTTCGT CCGGAACACATCGCCATCCACGAAGCCCATGTCGGCAAAGCGCAGTTCTACATGGAGTGTGCGCAGCTCAGCGTCTCGGGTGGAGGAAATGGTACTCCTGGTCCACTAGTCAAGATTCCAGGCCTGTACAGTGCCGAGGACCCCGGCATTGCATACAATATCTGGACGGACAATCCGGCGCCGTATGTCATGCCTGGGCCAAAGGTGTGGTCTGGGCGTGTTTCTTCAGGTTCGAACGGCGGTGACTCGACTTCTCCTGCTGAGACTCCGGCGGAGACTGGCACGGGAGCTGGCAATGGCAATGGCAACGGCGGCTCGAGCTCGAGCTCGGCTTCTACTGCAGGCTTCGGCTCGACCAGTACTCATTCGCCAGCATTCCCGACCACCTTTGCTTCACCAGGTAATGTCCCTCCCGGACCAGGCAGATGGATGGGCGGTTGGAACAGCCGCGTCAAAGGTCGGTCGGCCATGTGA
- a CDS encoding putative ABC transporter (ABC transporter, ABC-G family, WBC type. To this cluster the human breastcancer related protein and the Drosophila eye pigment (white/brown and scarlet) transporters belong. This WBC / EPD cluster is involved in eye pigment precursor transport and in pleiotropic drug resistance. ...), producing the protein MPSPHIPSTPVRRTSGRVDHYDGFAEDDENNGFSDEIEDDLQSSPEMQRFIQSMSRAVETSCIGLSFDYQKLSYATMAGKKILSDVTGNMPRGSCWGVMGGSGAGKTTFMNVLMGKIQAKEGFIKINGHRKDMTKYKKLIGYVPQDDIIFPELTVRENILHSARIRLPAKWTDKEIQAHVDALLACLQLTHVQHSRVGDATRPVISGGQRKRVNIGMELASAPMAIFLDEPTSGLDATSAASIMRLLRAISRLGVTTIAIIHQPREQIFYGFDQLLLLAQGHAVYSGASHDCQTYFEKLGFSFPERGNPADVLIDIATGDGSRYLTCEKRNQSMVPALIERWKDQAQSTNVNVPLTLDGSSAPTKRSRRLSTPSVASTEEQEENLRLTMASRGATWPAQVYYCLQRALTQQVRNATSFFYEIGVGALAGGIIGLSAFGAGGHLFQGIYHPPFTILSSAVDYQSTPQLGLLGGMAIGLAASAPGFWVFGEEKMMFWRETAAGHSRSAYYLGKMLSTLPRIALSSLHFTVFMGILATPLISFTDMWMANLMYFWCIYGLAAIVSMLVKREDGPLVAVLASLVVGMLSGVAPALKQVKLWGME; encoded by the coding sequence ATGCCATCACCACATATTCCCTCGACGCCCGTGAGGAGGACTTCAGGTCGAGTCGATCATTACGACGGCTTtgcggaggacgatgagAACAACGGATTCAGCGACGAGATTGAAGACGATCTGCAGAGCAGTCCGGAGATGCAACGATTCATTCAGTCCATGAGCAGGGCGGTAGAAACCTCCTGCATCGGTCTCAGCTTCGACTACCAGAAGCTCTCGTACGCAACAATGGCCGGCAAGAAGATCCTGTCAGACGTCACCGGTAATATGCCGCGAGGCAGCTGCTGGGGGGTCATGGGCGGCAGCGGTGCTGGCAAAACGACTTTCATGAACGTCCTCATGGGCAAGATCCAAGCCAAAGAAGGCTTCATCAAGATCAACGGCCATCGAAAGGACATGACCAAGTACAAAAAACTCATCGGCTATGTACCTCAAGACGACATCATTTTTCCTGAGTTGACCGTTCGCGAGAACATCCTACACTCAGCTCGAATTCGCCTTCCTGCCAAATGGACCGACAAAGAAATACAAGCGCACGTCGACGCTCTTTTGGCCTGTCTCCAACTTACCCACGTCCAGCACTCCCGCGTTGGCGATGCCACTCGTCCAGTCATTTCCGGAGGTCAGCGCAAACGAGTCAATATTGGAATGGAGCTCGCATCGGCACCCATGGCGATCTTCTTGGATGAACCGACATCCGGACTCGATGCCACCAGCGCTGCGAGCATCATGCGACTTTTGAGGGCCATTAGCAGGTTGGGCGTGACGACAATCGCAATCATTCACCAGCCAAGGGAACAGATCTTCTATGGATTTGACCAGCTGTTGCTGTTAGCACAAGGACATGCCGTCTACTCTGGTGCCTCTCATGACTGTCAGACATACTTTGAGAAGTTGGGGTTCTCATTCCCCGAGCGCGGAAACCCGGCTGATGTCCTCATCGATATCGCCACAGGCGATGGAAGTCGATATTTGACCTGCGAGAAGCGAAACCAGTCGATGGTACCGGCCTTGATCGAACGGTGGAAAGATCAAGCCCAGTCGACGAACGTCAACGTTCCACTTACCTTGGACGGCTCAAGTGCCCCGACCAAACGCAGCCGCCGGCTCAGCACTCCGTCCGTTGCCTCCAccgaagagcaagaagaaaaCCTCCGTCTGACCATGGCGTCTCGAGGCGCAACCTGGCCGGCTCAAGTCTACTACTGCCTGCAGCGCGCCTTGACCCAGCAGGTTCGCAACgccacctccttcttctaCGAAATCGGAGTTGGCGCTCTCGCAGGTGGCATCATCGGTCTTTCCGCGTTCGGCGCCGGTGGACATCTCTTCCAGGGCATATACCACCCTCCCTTCACAATCCTTAGCAGCGCAGTCGATTATCAGAGCACACCCCAGCTTGGACTACTCGGCGGCATGGCAATCGGACTTGCCGCTTCTGCTCCTGGTTTCTGGGTCTTTGGTGAGGAAAAGATGATGTTCTGGCGGGAGACCGCCGCAGGACACTCGCGATCAGCCTACTACCTTGGTAAAATGCTCTCCACGCTGCCTCGGATCGCGCTTAGCAGCCTACACTTCACCGTGTTCATGGGTATTCTCGCAACGCCATTGATCAGTTTCACGGACATGTGGATGGCGAACCTGATGTACTTTTGGTGTATCTATGGCTTGGCGGCAATTGTGAGTATGCTTGTCAAGAGAGAAGATGGTCCGTTGGTGGCGGTTTTGGCATCCCTCGTGGTGGGCATGTTGAGCGGCGTTGCGCCGGCATTGAAGCAGGTGAAGCTATGGGGCATGGAGTGA